The following is a genomic window from Marinitoga litoralis.
ATAGAAGAAATAAAGAGTATTATAAGTGCAATTCCGTATAATTTACATCAAAATAGAGAAAGTTATTATCATTCATTAATATATACAATATTAGCATCGGCAGGATTAAATGTGACAGCAGAAGAGTTAACAAATCTTGGAAGAATAGATTTAGTATTAGAGCATAATGATAAAATATATTTATTTGAAATTAAATTAGACAAAAGCGCTAAAGAAGATATAGAAAAAATAAAAGAAAAGAAATACTATGAAAAATATAAAAATTATGAAGTTTATATTATTGGAATAAACATAAACTCAGAAAAAAGAAATATTGATGAGTATATAATTGAAAAAGTATAATACTTTGTTATTGTTAACAATCTAATATGCCAGGTTTTTACCTGGCATATTTTGTAATTATAGAAATATATAGTATAATTAGTATAACTAACAAAATAATGAGGGGGTAAATTATGATAGTTACAAATGAAAAAATCGAAAAAAAACCAAGAAAATATTTTAAAAAAGAGATTAATTTGAATAGTTGGGATGAAGTTAAAGGGGAATTAGAAAAACTATTAAATGAAGATATAAACTCTGTTGAAGAATTATTATCCTTTTTAGAAAAATGGTCTGAATTAGATAGTATTTTATCTGAAGAAATGGCATGGAGATATATTAAAATGACATGTGATACAAAAGAAGAAAATTCAAAAGCATTTAATGAGTTTTATGCTAATATAGTATCTCCTGCACAAGAATATGATTTCCTATTAAAAAAGAAATTTTATGATTCTCCGTTTAGAAATGAATTAAAAGGAGAAAGCTATGAACATATGAATAGATTAATATCTAGAGATATAGAAATATTTAGAAAAGAAAATTTACCATTAATGGTAAAAGAACAAGAATTAAGTTCAAAGTATGGAGAAATTATTTCAAAAATAACTGTAAAATATGATGGTGAAGAAAAAACATTATCCCAAATGGGAATATACTTAAAAAATCCAGATAGGAAAGTTAGAGAAGAAGCTTGGAGACTAATAAATAATGCAGTGGTTGAACATCATGAAGAATTAGAAAAATTATTTGATGAATTAAAAGGAATAAGAATTCAGATTGCCAAAAATGCAGGATATGATAATTATAGGGATTATATGCATGATGCAAAAAGAAGATTTGATTTTAAACCAGAAGATTTATATGAATTTCATAATGCAGTTGAAAAAGCAGTAGTTCCTGCATTAACAAAATTAAATGAAGAAAGAAAAGAAAAATTAGGATTAGAATCATTAAGACCTTGGGATACAGAAGTTGATGTTGATGGTAAAATATTAAAACCATTTGAAAAGGAAGAAGAATTTGTTGAAAAAGCTATAAAAATATTATCAAAAGTAGATAGAAATTTTGCGGAAAACCTTGAAAAAATGAAAAATACAGGATTTTTAGACTTAATTAATAGAAAAGGAAAAGCACCAGGTGGATATAATTATCCATTAAGCGAAACTGGTGCAGCATTTATTTTTATGAATGCAGTTGGTATTCATAGTGATGTTAGAACATTATTACATGAATCTGGACATGCACAACATACATTCTATTCAAAAGATATTCCAATATCTCACTTGAAAGATTTCCCTAGTGAAATAGCTGAATTAGCATCTATGTCTATGGAATTATTAACTTTAGAATATTTAGATGAATATTATTCTGATCCTGAAGATTTAAAGAAAGCAAAAAGAGAACAATTAGAAGGAACATTAAAAATATTACCTTGGGTAATGATAGTAGATGCCTTTCAACATTGGATATATTTAAATCCAAATCATACTCCTGAAGAAAGAGATGATTATTTTGCTAGTTTAATGGATAGATTTAATACAGATATTGATTGGAAGGGATTAAATAAAGAAAAAAGAATTAGATGGTTAAGACAATTACATATATTTGAAGTACCATTCTATTACATTGAATACGCAATGTCACAATTAGGCGCTATTGCGGTTTATAAGAATTACAAAGAAAATGGTAAAAAAGCAATTGAACAGTATAAAGAATTTTTGAGTTCAGGTTATAAATATCCAGTTAAAAAATTATATGAAATTGCTGGAATTAAATTTGACTTTTCAGAAAAGTATATATCTGAGTTAGTTGAATTCATTATGAATGAAATTTCAAAAATATAGGAGGGGTATTATGGAATTAAAAGAATTTCATAAAAAAATGGCAGTAGAATTATTTAATTCGACATGGGATTTAATTGATAAAAAAGAAAGAACGCAAGAAGATATTGATAATATGATTCATATGGCTCATGCGTCAAGATATCATTGGGGACAAATAGGAGAACCTATTAATTTAGTTAGAGGTGAATGGCAAATATCCAGAGTATATTCAATATTAAAAATGGGTGAATCAGCACTTTATCATGCAAATAGATCATTAGAACTATGTGTTGAAAATAATATTGGTGATTTTGATCTGGCATTTGCATATGAAGCAATTGCGCGTGCATATAAAGTTTTAGGAAATGAAGAAAAGAAAATTGAATATATACAAAAAGCTTTAGAAGCAGCCAACAATATAAAAAATGAAGATGATAAAAAATACACTATTTCAGAAATAAATAATATAGGGTGATTATATGAAAAAGATAATCACCCTTTTTGTTATTATAGTTTTGTTTAGTAGTTGTTCTGTTTTTCAAAATAATAATTCTAATGTAGTGGATGATAGTTATAATTATGTTACTATAATTGTTAATATACCAGATTATACGCCTGATGATTCAAGTATATATATTGCAGGAAATTTTAATAGTTGGAATCCTGGTGATGAAAGATATAAGTTAAAAAATGAAAATGGGAAGTACAAAATAACGTTAAAGGCTGAACCTGGATTTACTATTGAGTATAAAATAACTAGAGGGAATTGGGAAACTGTTGAAAAAGGTAAAGATGGAGAAGAAATATCAAATAGGATATATACTTTTGAAAGTAAAAAAGATACCATTGAAATTACAGTATTTAATTGGAGGGATTTTGTGGAAAAAGGAGAAGGGAATGTAAAACATACAATTACTGGTAATGTAAAAATAATCAATGATTTTTATTTAAAAGAATTAGATAAAAAAAGAAGAATTTGGATATATTTACCACCTGATTATGAAACATCAAACAAAAGATATCCTGTTTTATATATGCATGATGGACAAAATGTTTTTGATGCAGCTACATCTTTTGTTGGTGAATGGGAAGTAGATGAAACATTAGAGGAATTATTTAAAGAAGGTAAAACATCAGGAGTTATTGTTGTTGCTATAGATAACGGTGGGAGTGATAGATTAAATGAATATTCTCCTTGGAAATGGGATAATACAAATATTCAAATTGCTAAAGGTCAAGGTGGCGAGGGAGATAAATATGTAAATTCAATAGTAAAATCACTTAAACCATATATAGACAAAAATTTTAGAACAATACCTGAAGATAATGGTATAATGGGAAGTTCAATGGGGGGATTAATTTCATTATATGCTGCAATAAAATACCCTGAAGTATTTAAAAAAGTTGGTGCATTATCATCAGCATTTTGGTTTGCAGACAATAAAATTACTGATTATGTAAAAGAAAGAGGTTATGTTGGAGATTTAAAAATCTTTTTATATGTTGGTGGTAAAGAGGGAAGTTCAATGGATGATGCAAATAAATATAAAAACGATACCATTGAAATGGCAGAATTATTAAAAGAACTAGGATATAATAATGTCAATTTATTAATAGATGAAAGTGGTATTCACAATGAAAGTTTTTGGGCAAAACATTTTGCAGAAATCTTTTTATGGTTATACAATAATTAAAACGTTAATAATTAATATATAGAGGTGAAATATGAAAAAAGCACAATTGGTATTTGGTTTTAGTAGTTTTTTTATATTTGGGTTCTCTTTAATTTTAAACAGTACATTAATTCCAGTTATTGAAAAATCATATTCAATAGACCATTCTTTAATAGGTTTGGCATTATCTTTAGGGTCAATAGCATTTTTGATTTCATCATTATTATATGGTTATTTGTTAGAAAAATACAAAGCATTTTATGTTATTGTTAGTGGAATATTAGTATTATTAGCTGGTAATTTAACAATGCTTTTTATGAATTCATATATTATGGTTATTCTTGGTATGTTTTTTATTAATTTTGGTGGTGGAGCTTTAGAAGTTTCAGTTCCTTTTTTAATAGGAGTTTCTGGTGATGGGAAAAAAGGTAAGATTTTAAATTTATTACATGCATCATTTGCAATGGGTGCTGTAATTAGTCCTATAATTTCTTCATTAGTATTACGATATACGCCCTATTGGAAATCATCATACTTGTTAGCTGTATTAATTAATTTAATTCCATTGATATCTGTATATATGATAAAACATGATATATTAAATTTACATGCTGATTATTTAGAAGGTAGTAAAGGTTCGTTGAGAGAAGTATTGAATTCTTCATTGATAATATTAGTTTTAGCATTATCATTTTATGTTGGCTATGAAATGAATTTTACATCATGGATATCAACATTTTTGTTTGAAGTTAGAAATTTTGATGTATCTAATGCAGCTATTTTTCCATCCTTCTTATGGTTAGGGTTGTTTTTGGGCAGATCATTTTTATCTGGAATGCCAGAGAAAATGGGTTATAAAAAGTGGTTATTTATTGTAGTATTTTTATCAGTAGTATTTTCTACACTTACTATAATATTAGGTAAAAATATGATTATTTCAGCTATTGGAACTATACTTACTGGATTAGCATACGCTACAACGTATCCAACTATTCAGGCCATTATAGTTGAAAAGTATAAACGTAATAAGGGTATAGCTTTAAGTGTATCTTCTGCAGCAACATCTATTATTTCTGGTGGCTTTTCATATGTTATTGGTTTAGTAGGAACATTGTATGGGCTTTTTTCAGGATTAATAATTATTGTAGTTGTTAATATTATTGAATTACTTTTTATTTCGTTATTGAAGGAAAATTAATACTGGAGGGGATAGGATGGATTTGAGAAATTTAACAATAAAAAAAGCTAATGAATATTTTGAAAAAGGATTAACCTCTGTAGAATTAGTAGAGTTTTATTTAGAAAGAATTGCAAAATATGAGAATTTAAATGCTATATTAGAATTAAATCCTGATGCATTATTTATTGCTCATCAACTAGACATTGAAAGAAAAAATGGACATATAAGAAGTAAATTACATGGTATTCCTATTATTATCAAAGGAAATATTGATACTGGAGATAAAATGCAAACAACAGCAGGAGTTAAAGCTTTAGAGGGTAACTATGTTAAAGAGGATGCTTTTTTAGTAAAAAAATTAAGAGATGCGGGAGCTATTATTTTAGCCAAAGCTAATTTAACAGAATTTGCTAATTTTGTATCTTTTAATATGCCAAATGGATATAGTACATTAGGTGGTCAAACTAAAAACCCATATGGTGATTTTGATACAGGTGGCTCAAGTTCAGGTTCTGCAGTTGTAGTTGCAGCAGATTTATGTTTAGCAGCAATAGGAACAGAGACATCAGGGTCTATTTTATCTCCTTCTAGTTCAAATTCGTGTGTTGGATTAAAACCAACAACTGGCACTATTAGCAGAAGTGGAATTATACCAATTTCCTATACTCAAGATACAGCTGGACCAATTGCAAGAAATGTTGAGGATGTATATGAAATATACAATATTTTAATTGGTTATGATGAAAATGATCCAGCATCGTATATTGCTAAAGATTATAATGTGAAATTAGAAAATTTAAATGATTTTAGTGGGTTAAGATTTGGTGTATCTAAAAATCATTTAAAATGGTTATCAGAAGATCAAAAAATTACATTCTATGAATCATTAGATAGAATAAGAAATCTTGGTGGGGAAATAATAGAATTTGAATTTGATCATTTAGATAAAATAAATAATATAAATGTATTATATTATGAATTTAAGCATGGTATTAATAATTATTTGAAAGACAAAAATTTAAAAGTTAAAACATTAAATGATATTATAAAATTCAATATTCATAATAGAGAAGCTATAAAATATGGTCAAAATATATTGATAAAATCTGATGGAACAAATTTAAAAGATAAAGAATATATTGAAAGTTTAATTAATGATAGAAAATATTCTAGGAAATTTGGTATTGATAAGGTAATGGAAGAATATGATTTATTCGCATTAATATTCCCAGCAAATTATGGTGCTGGAATATCAGCAAAAGCTGGATATCCATCTGTAACTGTCCCTGCTGGATATACTAAAGATGGTCCTTTTGGAATTACTTTTACAGCTAAAGCATTAGAAGAAGGTAAAATATTATCTTTAGCAAAATGTTTTGAAGAAAGATATCCAATAAGAGAAATTCCAGAAATATAAAGAATATAGAATAGAATTATATAATTTTTATGGCTGCTATTAGCAGCCAATTTTTAATAGAAAAATGGTTAATATGTTATAATTAAATATATAATATTTAAAAGTTGGTGATAATATGAAAATACTAATTATTGAAGATGAAGAAAGTATTAGAGATTTAATCAGAATGAATTTAATATTAGAAAACTTTGAGGTAATAGTTGCTGAAAATGGTAATGAAGGCGTAGAATTATTTAAAAAAGAAAGCCCAGAACTAGTTATTTTAGATTTAATGTTACCAGATAAAGACGGCTTTGAAGTTTTAAAGGAATTACAGAGTATAAACTATAAAATTCCTATAATTATTTTAACTGCAAAAAATAATCAGAATGATAAATTATTAGGTTTAGAACTAGGTGCAGATGATTATATTACAAAACCATTTGATAGTAAGGAATTAATTTTAAGAATTAGAAATATAATTAGAAGAATGAAAAAATCTAATATAACTTTAAATAAAAATATTGTTGGTTCAATGTATTTAGATAAAAACGCTAGAAAATTTTTTGTTAAGGATAAAGAAGTATATTTGACTAAAAAAGAATTTGAATTAATGGAACTATTAATAAATAATCACAAACAAGTATTATCTAGGGATGTTTTATTGGAAAAAATATGGGGATATGAGGAAAATATAGATACAAGAGCTTTGGATATGACAATTCAAAGATTAAGAAAAAAAATGGGAGAATGTGGTAAATATATAAAATCAATATATGGAATAGGATATATATTAGAGGTGCCCAATGAAGAATAATATTAGAAATGAAATTCTAATATTAAATATTTCAACCACATTAATTCTACTTATATTGATTTTCTTTATTACCTTAAACTCTTTTCAAAAAAATATATTAAATAATACTTTAAAAAAAATGACTGAATATAGCCAAGAAAGTCAAATATATTTTATGAATGTTTTAAAAGGGTATAACTATGAAAACATTTTTGAAGAACTAGAAAGGATGTCTCCTTTTATTTCAGATTATTTATCACAAAAATATAATTTGCATATTGAAATATATGATATAAGAAAGAAAATTTTAGCAAATACTAATCCTGAAACAAATTATTATGTATATCAAGATATTCATTATGCAATTAATAGTATGAAAAATTATATTTTAAAAAAGGATAATAATAAGATCATACTGTTTTTTTCAAGCCCGATTTTTTTTCAAAATAGTGTAATAGGAGCAATTCGGTTTATATATCCTATGGAAAATGAATATCAATTAATAAATAATGTTAGGAACACTTTATTATTAATAGGAATAATATCAATATTATTAATTATTATTTTAAATTACATATTATCTAATTCAATAATAATACCTATAAAAAAATTAAAAAAAGAAACTGAAATTATTTCTAAAGGGAATTTTACTAATAGAATAAATATAAAAAGTAATGACGATATAAATTCTTTAGTAAACTCATTTAATATAATGATTGATAAAATAGAACATTATATTAAATCTTTAAAAGAGGAAAAGGAAAGACAAAAAGTTTTTATTGACAATATGACACATGAATTTAAAACTCCTATTACATCTATTTTAGGACATGCTGAATTATTGAGAAGGTTAAAATCTGAAAAGGATAAAGAAGTATCTATTAAACATATAATCAATGAAGGTAATAGATTATTAAAATTAGTAGAAGAGTTATTGTATTTATCTAAAATAAATAAAAACACTTTTAAATTTGAGTATGGAGAATACAATATTGAATATTTAATTGATGAATGTTTGAGTATTTTAAAACCACGTCTAGAAAAATTTAATATTGAAGTATATACCAATGTACAATCAAAAACATTATTTTTTGATTATGAAAAAATAAAAGAAGTAGTTTTAAATATTTTAGATAATGCTATAAAACATAGTAAATGTACAGAATTGCGTATTTATTCTGAAATATCAGGAAATTATTATTCTTTAGTAATAGAAGATAACGGGATAGGGATAGAAAATACTAATGATATATTTAAACCATTATTTTCATCTAAAGGGAGAAAAAATAATGGTTTAGGATTATGTATATCTCAAGAAATTGTTAAAAATCATAATGGGGAGATATTGGTAGAATCTGAAATAAATAAAGGCTCTAAATTTATTATCAAACTATATTAAGGAGAAAAAAATATGATAAAAGATAGATTGAAAATATATTTGATTATATTAATATTTTTTTCAGCTGGTTTGATATTAGTTGGAATATATTTGAATAATAAAGACTATAATAAGGTGTTTTTTATTAATGATAATGAAGAATTAATGAAAAAATACACATCTTCAACACCAGTTAAAATAGAAGTCATGGCAAATTATTTACCAACATACGTTTTAAATAATCCAGCAGAAATAATTGATATTTGGAAAAAAATAATTGATTTACCTAAATATAATATGATTTCAACTGATTCAAGTAAACCATTAATATATGGATATATATATTTTCTTGATGGTGGTAAAACTTATTATGAAATTTCAAATGATTTAATTATAAATAATTTAACATATGGATCTGGAAATGATGAAGAAATAATATATGTTAAAGAAAAACTAATGAAAAAAATATTTTCTCTAGAAAATATATCTAAAGCTTTAATAAATAAAAATAATAAAATTATTATTTTTAACCACAATAACGGAGTACATTTAAAAGATTATAATATGATATATAATTTATATAATATCATACAAAAATCAACTGTCATAAATTCTACAGAAGAAATTGGAAAAATTTTAGGGAGTGAAATTCTATATACAATAAAAATTCTAAGAGATGATGTAGAATTTATAGTAATAAATGTATTTGATGAAAACTATTTTTCTTTATATTATTTGAACAACTTCTTATACCTTCAAAAAGGAGACATCTTACCTTTTTTAAGAACTTCATTTTAATGCATCTATTTGTCAGATTAATTTTGTTACACTCTTAATACATTTCTGATGAAATTTCAATTCATTTTTCTATTATTATGATAATGTAACTAAATTTTGTATGGGGGATATTGAAATGAAAAAGATTTTGTTAATTTCATTGATGTTATTGGCATTAGTTATTTCATTTTCAGAATTGATTATTTATAGCAGTGTTGATGAAGCTAACGCAAGAAAAATTTTAAATGCTTTTTCAAAAGAAACAGGTATTCAAGTAAAATACATTTTCTTATCTTCCGGACCAGCTTTAGCTAGATTAGAAGCTGAAAAAGGCAACCCTCAAGCAGATGTATGGTTTGGAGCTCCTATGCCAAATCATATAATAGCAAAAGAAAAAGGTTTAACTGAGTCATATAAAACAACTAGTGTATATGGTATTTCTCCTAATTTCTATGATGTAGATGGTTTTTATCATGCTTTCTATATGAATCCATTAGGTGTAGGTGTTAACTTAAAAGTTTTAGAACAACTTAAAGTTGATATGCCAAAAAGTTGGATGGATTTATTAAAACCAGAATATAAAAATATGATTCAATATCCAAGTCCTCAAACTTCAGGTACTGCATATGCATTTATGATGGGATTATTAAATATTTATGGAGAAGATGGAGCTTTTGATTACTTAAAAAAATTAGCTAAAAATGTCCAAGCATATACACAAAGTGGAACAGGACCATCAAAAGCAGTTGGACCTGGTCAAGCTGGAATAGGTATTCAATTTACTCCTGCATTTTTCCAATTTAAAGAACAAGGATATCCTGTAGAAGTAGTATTTCCTGTAGAAGGTGTTCCATATGAATCAGCATGTGTTTCTATTGTAAAAGGTGCAAAGAACAAGTATGAAGCAAAAGTTTTAGTTGATTGGTTATTATCTAAAAAAGGACAACAAGTAATTGTTGATGAAAAGACATTCTTCTATCCAGTAAGATCAGATATTGATTTTGGTACATTACAACCATTATCAACAATTAAATTAATTACTGTTGATGAAAATTGGGCAGCTCAAAATAAAAAGAGATTAGTTGATAGATGGATAAAAGAAGTTTTACCAGTTAAATAATAGGAAGGGGGATTATCCCCCTTTTTTTGGAGGAATAAAAATGGAGATATCAAATAAAGAATTTTCTAATAAATTTAAAAAATTATTGAAAAACCCATCCTTATTAATACTCCTTATATTAATATTTATTTCCTTATTTATATTTATTATTTTTCCATTATACAAAGTATTTTTAATTAGTTTTACAAATTCAGAAAATAAATTTTCTTTAGATGTCTATAAGGAAGTATTGTCAAATGATTATATGAAACAAGGATTCAAAAATAGTATTTTAATAGCTACATTAACAGCTGTTATAGGTACTTTTGTCGGCTTTTTATATGCCTATACATTAAATAGAGCGAATATACCATTTAAAAAGTTTTTTAGAACAATTGCAATAATTCCAATGGTTTTCCCGCCGTTTATAGGTGCTATGTCTATAATAATGCTATTTGGATTTAATGGGCTTCTTACAGCAAAATTATTTGGTATAAGAAGTTTTCCTATATATGGACTATGGGGTTTAATGATTGCTCAAGTAATAACTTTTTTTCCAGTTGCTTTAATTACTTTAGATGGGGTAATATCAACAATATCTCCAACGCTTGAAGATGCTGCTTTTAATTTAAAAGCTTCAAGGTGGCAAGTGTTTACGAAAATTATACTACCATTATCTGTACCAGGTATTGCTAGCACAATGTTAGTTTTATTTATTGAATCTCTAGCAGATTTTGGTAATCCATTGATTTTAGCAGGCTCTAGATTTCCTGTTTTATCTGTACAGGCATATTTGCAAATAACAGGTATGTTTGATTTAAAAAGTGGTGCAGCTTTAGCTGTTTGGTTGTTGTTACCTTCATTGATAGCTTTTATTATCCAAAAATATTGGATAGGAAAGAAAAAATATATTACCGTTACTGGTAAACCTAATACTTCTCAATTGAAAAGCGTTAATAAATTTGCAAAATGGTTTTTATTCTCTTTGGTATTAATAATTTCCCTATTTATATTATTAATATATGTAATTATATTCTGGGGAGCATTTACCAAACTATGGGGAATGAACAATGAATTTACATTAGAAAACTTTAAATATGTTTTTGATGTTGGAAAAGAAGCTATAAAAGATACATTGACAATTGCATTAACATCAACTCCAGTATCAGCAGTTTTAGGTATGATTATAGCATTTTTAATTGTGAGAAAGACTTTTCCTGGTAAAAAAACACTTGAATTTGTTTCGTTGTTAAATTTTGCTGTTCCTGGAACTGTTGTAGGTATAGGATATATTTTAGCATTTAATGAAAAACCTTTGTTATTAACAGGAACATTTGCAATATTGGTATTAAATTTTATTTTTAGATATATACCTGTAGGTATTCAAAGTGGAATAGCATTACTAAATCAAATTGACCCAGCAAT
Proteins encoded in this region:
- a CDS encoding M3 family oligoendopeptidase; its protein translation is MIVTNEKIEKKPRKYFKKEINLNSWDEVKGELEKLLNEDINSVEELLSFLEKWSELDSILSEEMAWRYIKMTCDTKEENSKAFNEFYANIVSPAQEYDFLLKKKFYDSPFRNELKGESYEHMNRLISRDIEIFRKENLPLMVKEQELSSKYGEIISKITVKYDGEEKTLSQMGIYLKNPDRKVREEAWRLINNAVVEHHEELEKLFDELKGIRIQIAKNAGYDNYRDYMHDAKRRFDFKPEDLYEFHNAVEKAVVPALTKLNEERKEKLGLESLRPWDTEVDVDGKILKPFEKEEEFVEKAIKILSKVDRNFAENLEKMKNTGFLDLINRKGKAPGGYNYPLSETGAAFIFMNAVGIHSDVRTLLHESGHAQHTFYSKDIPISHLKDFPSEIAELASMSMELLTLEYLDEYYSDPEDLKKAKREQLEGTLKILPWVMIVDAFQHWIYLNPNHTPEERDDYFASLMDRFNTDIDWKGLNKEKRIRWLRQLHIFEVPFYYIEYAMSQLGAIAVYKNYKENGKKAIEQYKEFLSSGYKYPVKKLYEIAGIKFDFSEKYISELVEFIMNEISKI
- a CDS encoding alpha/beta hydrolase-fold protein, giving the protein MKKIITLFVIIVLFSSCSVFQNNNSNVVDDSYNYVTIIVNIPDYTPDDSSIYIAGNFNSWNPGDERYKLKNENGKYKITLKAEPGFTIEYKITRGNWETVEKGKDGEEISNRIYTFESKKDTIEITVFNWRDFVEKGEGNVKHTITGNVKIINDFYLKELDKKRRIWIYLPPDYETSNKRYPVLYMHDGQNVFDAATSFVGEWEVDETLEELFKEGKTSGVIVVAIDNGGSDRLNEYSPWKWDNTNIQIAKGQGGEGDKYVNSIVKSLKPYIDKNFRTIPEDNGIMGSSMGGLISLYAAIKYPEVFKKVGALSSAFWFADNKITDYVKERGYVGDLKIFLYVGGKEGSSMDDANKYKNDTIEMAELLKELGYNNVNLLIDESGIHNESFWAKHFAEIFLWLYNN
- a CDS encoding MFS transporter encodes the protein MKKAQLVFGFSSFFIFGFSLILNSTLIPVIEKSYSIDHSLIGLALSLGSIAFLISSLLYGYLLEKYKAFYVIVSGILVLLAGNLTMLFMNSYIMVILGMFFINFGGGALEVSVPFLIGVSGDGKKGKILNLLHASFAMGAVISPIISSLVLRYTPYWKSSYLLAVLINLIPLISVYMIKHDILNLHADYLEGSKGSLREVLNSSLIILVLALSFYVGYEMNFTSWISTFLFEVRNFDVSNAAIFPSFLWLGLFLGRSFLSGMPEKMGYKKWLFIVVFLSVVFSTLTIILGKNMIISAIGTILTGLAYATTYPTIQAIIVEKYKRNKGIALSVSSAATSIISGGFSYVIGLVGTLYGLFSGLIIIVVVNIIELLFISLLKEN
- a CDS encoding amidase family protein, with product MDLRNLTIKKANEYFEKGLTSVELVEFYLERIAKYENLNAILELNPDALFIAHQLDIERKNGHIRSKLHGIPIIIKGNIDTGDKMQTTAGVKALEGNYVKEDAFLVKKLRDAGAIILAKANLTEFANFVSFNMPNGYSTLGGQTKNPYGDFDTGGSSSGSAVVVAADLCLAAIGTETSGSILSPSSSNSCVGLKPTTGTISRSGIIPISYTQDTAGPIARNVEDVYEIYNILIGYDENDPASYIAKDYNVKLENLNDFSGLRFGVSKNHLKWLSEDQKITFYESLDRIRNLGGEIIEFEFDHLDKINNINVLYYEFKHGINNYLKDKNLKVKTLNDIIKFNIHNREAIKYGQNILIKSDGTNLKDKEYIESLINDRKYSRKFGIDKVMEEYDLFALIFPANYGAGISAKAGYPSVTVPAGYTKDGPFGITFTAKALEEGKILSLAKCFEERYPIREIPEI
- a CDS encoding response regulator transcription factor, producing the protein MKILIIEDEESIRDLIRMNLILENFEVIVAENGNEGVELFKKESPELVILDLMLPDKDGFEVLKELQSINYKIPIIILTAKNNQNDKLLGLELGADDYITKPFDSKELILRIRNIIRRMKKSNITLNKNIVGSMYLDKNARKFFVKDKEVYLTKKEFELMELLINNHKQVLSRDVLLEKIWGYEENIDTRALDMTIQRLRKKMGECGKYIKSIYGIGYILEVPNEE
- a CDS encoding sensor histidine kinase codes for the protein MKNNIRNEILILNISTTLILLILIFFITLNSFQKNILNNTLKKMTEYSQESQIYFMNVLKGYNYENIFEELERMSPFISDYLSQKYNLHIEIYDIRKKILANTNPETNYYVYQDIHYAINSMKNYILKKDNNKIILFFSSPIFFQNSVIGAIRFIYPMENEYQLINNVRNTLLLIGIISILLIIILNYILSNSIIIPIKKLKKETEIISKGNFTNRINIKSNDDINSLVNSFNIMIDKIEHYIKSLKEEKERQKVFIDNMTHEFKTPITSILGHAELLRRLKSEKDKEVSIKHIINEGNRLLKLVEELLYLSKINKNTFKFEYGEYNIEYLIDECLSILKPRLEKFNIEVYTNVQSKTLFFDYEKIKEVVLNILDNAIKHSKCTELRIYSEISGNYYSLVIEDNGIGIENTNDIFKPLFSSKGRKNNGLGLCISQEIVKNHNGEILVESEINKGSKFIIKLY
- a CDS encoding DUF3919 family protein encodes the protein MIKDRLKIYLIILIFFSAGLILVGIYLNNKDYNKVFFINDNEELMKKYTSSTPVKIEVMANYLPTYVLNNPAEIIDIWKKIIDLPKYNMISTDSSKPLIYGYIYFLDGGKTYYEISNDLIINNLTYGSGNDEEIIYVKEKLMKKIFSLENISKALINKNNKIIIFNHNNGVHLKDYNMIYNLYNIIQKSTVINSTEEIGKILGSEILYTIKILRDDVEFIVINVFDENYFSLYYLNNFLYLQKGDILPFLRTSF
- a CDS encoding ABC transporter substrate-binding protein; this translates as MKKILLISLMLLALVISFSELIIYSSVDEANARKILNAFSKETGIQVKYIFLSSGPALARLEAEKGNPQADVWFGAPMPNHIIAKEKGLTESYKTTSVYGISPNFYDVDGFYHAFYMNPLGVGVNLKVLEQLKVDMPKSWMDLLKPEYKNMIQYPSPQTSGTAYAFMMGLLNIYGEDGAFDYLKKLAKNVQAYTQSGTGPSKAVGPGQAGIGIQFTPAFFQFKEQGYPVEVVFPVEGVPYESACVSIVKGAKNKYEAKVLVDWLLSKKGQQVIVDEKTFFYPVRSDIDFGTLQPLSTIKLITVDENWAAQNKKRLVDRWIKEVLPVK
- a CDS encoding ABC transporter permease, yielding MEISNKEFSNKFKKLLKNPSLLILLILIFISLFIFIIFPLYKVFLISFTNSENKFSLDVYKEVLSNDYMKQGFKNSILIATLTAVIGTFVGFLYAYTLNRANIPFKKFFRTIAIIPMVFPPFIGAMSIIMLFGFNGLLTAKLFGIRSFPIYGLWGLMIAQVITFFPVALITLDGVISTISPTLEDAAFNLKASRWQVFTKIILPLSVPGIASTMLVLFIESLADFGNPLILAGSRFPVLSVQAYLQITGMFDLKSGAALAVWLLLPSLIAFIIQKYWIGKKKYITVTGKPNTSQLKSVNKFAKWFLFSLVLIISLFILLIYVIIFWGAFTKLWGMNNEFTLENFKYVFDVGKEAIKDTLTIALTSTPVSAVLGMIIAFLIVRKTFPGKKTLEFVSLLNFAVPGTVVGIGYILAFNEKPLLLTGTFAILVLNFIFRYIPVGIQSGIALLNQIDPAIEEAAYTLGADDKTVFSKITLPLIVPAFFSALVYSFVRAMTAISAAIFLVSANWNLMTVQILSQTDSGRLSEACAFSVVLIMLILAFVFILKIFLKNKISLVNNNYASE